In the Rhododendron vialii isolate Sample 1 chromosome 2a, ASM3025357v1 genome, aataattaagtttaaaTAATTGCAGAGGACTCGCGTTGTGACAGAAAGAAGAGAATTAATGTTGAGTTGTGGAAGCACTCCTTTCTTTTCATGTCCAATCCAGAGCTAGGGAAGCTCTCTTGAACCAGAGAGCATTATCTGAAGCCATGGCCAGGGCCGTGCTTAATTACAAGGAACGGAGATTCGGAGAAGACCTtttgatttatatatatatatgcttccAGATTGCCCTTAGAAGAGAAGCGAAGGTAAAAAAACCTTTCGGTGTCTGCAGACGATCTGGTTAAACAAATGATCCAGTCTATAAGGCAGTCcttcaaaataaaaagtgatGGTCAGCGAAGAAACCGGAAAAGCACTACCGTTCCAAACGTTCTTGGAACACTGACAATTGCAGAAGAGGTGTTCCATGGTTTCTTCCTCATTGCCACAGAGAGGGCACATATTGGATAGCTGGTGGATGCGGGAGTCCAGTTTATTTTTGACTGCTAAAATCCTATTGGCGCATATCTAAGGCCCGAATAGTTTTCCAGACATTGTGGCCCCTGTATTGTATGGGTCCAAATAGTTTTCACTTGTATCGTATGGGCCACTCAGCAATTATTTcgggatttaaaaaaaaaaaaacatatgttcGAAGGGGTGTTTGATTGTGAGATTACAGGAACAGGGCGCACGTGACCCCCTTGTTCACATGTTGAATCCGCCCTGGCGTGCTCCAAGTGACTCTTGAACTTGCCACAGTCATCAAAATGTATTTGGTACAAAAGTCTACTTTAATTTCTTCTCTCTTGCAAAGTACGTTGCATCTCAAACATTTATCCTAAAGAAAACGTAACCAGGGATTTACAAGTAGTGGGATATCCTTCAATTGGAATGTTGTATCTAGTATTCTATCTTTCTTGATTGAGAAAGCAAGTTCAACAAATTGATCGATAAAGATGCATGATTGACCACATTATTGAACCTCCCCCATGTGACAAATCCTCGTGTGATTTTTCATGTGATGCAATGAAACCCGCCACCACATTAGTTATCAATCTGATATGTTCATATTGATAACTATTGTGTACATCATCTAAATTATCTATTGTGAGGGCACCAATTATTCATAACCTTAAACAAAAATTCTCTATTGTGAGGGCACCAATTACTATTTTGCAACCGTTCTTCACAATATTCATGGTTGAAAATTAATAATCGTTCGACCACAGTTACAACCTGCTACAGATGCAGATGAACAACCATGATGAACCGAGTGGCCGTGCTACGGCGAGGTGCGGATGAGAAAATTGACTTTTCCGGTGCAAATGTGCATATGCGTTTATTTGAGGAGGAAAATAAACCTTGCACGAGTAGAAACAATAAAGGGATCGATCACATTTCTACTATGCATACTCTGATACACAGAgaacttacaaaaaaaataatagactaCTGTATTAATTGAAGAACAATGCACTCTTAGGTAAACTAAGGCACTTATTAAATTGACACGACTGCAAAAGGAAAAttctgaacaaaaaaaaaaaaggaaattgcgATTATCGAATGCCAAGAAGTATGGAACTGTATGGTGACTGGTAGTGAGAAGTTAAGCAGATCCCGTGAATTTTTTAGCGATGCCAGCCATGTATTTTCCTTGGTGGAATGCTTGTTCGAGTTCGAGCTCCGAAGGCTGTCTAGTGCCATCCCCTGCATATGTTCCGGCACCGTATGGACTACCACCTTTCACTTTCTCCATCTCAAACATTCCGGCTCCAAATGTGTAGCCAATTGGCACAAAGATCATTCCATGATGAACGAGCTGAGTAATGGCTGTTAATCTGTGCAAATAACGAAGAAAGTTTTTATAAGGCAACTCgtttccttttcctattttgaTTAGCCAACAATGTCTATATTGTATTGTTGAGTTTTCTTAGATGAGTCGTTTTGTTCACAAGATGATCATTTTTATTTGTAGACATGGTGGACGTGGTTCCGCTTTCTATTAGTTTGGCACACCGTCACTTGGAATATGCATGTTACTTCTCATTTCAATTTTCATGTCCCAGTAATAGTTTCGTCCAATTGCCTAGCGTGTCGTTTTACAAGTTttcattgaattttattttcgaAAACATGTGGCGAAGCAAGATTTCCATGTTGAAAACtgtaaacagaaaaagaaaaagaaaaaccatagaaaagagggagatgtgCAAGAATGGAACTCACGCGGTAGTCTCTTGACCGCCTCCTTGAGAACCCGTGCTGAAGAAAATGCCGGCAGGCTTCCCAGCAAGCTTTTGGGTTCTCCAAAGGCCGCCAGTTGAATCGAAAAACGCCTTGAATTGGGCACACATCATTCCAAACCTAGTGGGGAATCCAAAAATTAGCCCATCTGCCTCATCAAGCTCATGTGGTGCGATGATCGGCACATCACTCTTCGGTGGTGCACCCAACTTTCCTAGAACCTCCTCAGGAAGTGTTTCTGGCACCTGTCCCATTTCGTCGCCGACACAGTTACGATGACGAGACTTAATCGGTTCTAATTTCTGGGAAATTCGGGTACGAAAGTATAAAAATCCAAACCTGCCA is a window encoding:
- the LOC131311590 gene encoding NAD(P)H dehydrogenase (quinone) FQR1-like, encoding MATKVYIVYYSMYGHVAKLAEQIQKGAASVEGVEAKLWQVPETLPEEVLGKLGAPPKSDVPIIAPHELDEADGLIFGFPTRFGMMCAQFKAFFDSTGGLWRTQKLAGKPAGIFFSTGSQGGGQETTALTAITQLVHHGMIFVPIGYTFGAGMFEMEKVKGGSPYGAGTYAGDGTRQPSELELEQAFHQGKYMAGIAKKFTGSA